One region of Streptomyces subrutilus genomic DNA includes:
- a CDS encoding NADH-quinone oxidoreductase subunit M — protein MSFPLLTLTAAVPAVGAILTAAVPAARRTAAKWLALLFSLATLALAVLVAIRFEPGGDRYQLTESRSWIADFGVRYELGVDGIGVVLIGLTALLIPFVIAAGWHDADPLETNSSRWRPTQGFFALILLVEAMVIISFEATDVFLFYIFFEAMLIPMYFLIGGFGDRAHSGSDENAAAQRSYAAVKFLLYNLAGGLIMLAAVIGLYVVAGNFSLQEIAAARAAGTLDMATNTERWLFLGFFFAFAVKAPLWPLHTWLPNAMGEATAPVAVLITAVVDKVGTFAMLRFCLGLFPEASKWATPVILVLALISIVYGALVAVGQRDIKRLVAYASISHFGFIILGIFAMTSQGQSGATLYMVNHGLSTAALMLVAGFLISRRGSRLIADYGGVQKVAPVLAGTFLIGGLATLSLPGLAPFVSEFLVLVGTFARYPVVGVIATIGIVLAALYTLVLYQRTMTGPVKEEVRTMPDLRLREVLVVAPLIALLIGLGVYPKVLTDIVNPAVEHTMSDVKQTDPAPEVEAAK, from the coding sequence ATGAGTTTCCCGCTACTGACGCTGACGGCCGCGGTCCCCGCGGTCGGAGCGATCCTGACGGCGGCCGTCCCGGCCGCCCGGCGGACCGCCGCCAAATGGCTCGCCCTGCTCTTCTCGCTGGCGACCCTGGCCCTGGCCGTGCTCGTCGCGATCCGCTTCGAGCCCGGCGGCGACCGCTACCAGCTCACCGAATCCCGCTCCTGGATCGCCGACTTCGGGGTCCGCTACGAGCTGGGCGTGGACGGGATCGGGGTGGTGCTCATCGGGCTCACCGCGCTCCTGATCCCCTTCGTGATCGCGGCGGGCTGGCACGACGCCGACCCGCTGGAGACGAATTCCTCGCGCTGGCGGCCGACGCAGGGCTTCTTCGCCCTGATCCTGCTGGTCGAGGCGATGGTGATCATCTCCTTCGAGGCCACCGACGTCTTCCTCTTCTACATCTTCTTCGAAGCCATGCTCATCCCGATGTACTTCCTCATCGGCGGCTTCGGGGACCGGGCCCATTCCGGGTCCGACGAGAACGCGGCCGCGCAGCGCTCCTACGCGGCGGTCAAGTTCCTCCTCTACAACCTGGCGGGCGGCCTGATCATGCTGGCCGCCGTCATCGGGCTCTACGTGGTCGCCGGGAACTTCTCGCTCCAGGAGATCGCCGCCGCCCGCGCCGCGGGCACGCTCGACATGGCGACCAACACCGAGCGTTGGCTGTTCCTCGGCTTCTTCTTCGCCTTCGCGGTGAAGGCCCCGCTGTGGCCGCTGCACACCTGGCTGCCGAACGCGATGGGCGAGGCCACCGCCCCGGTCGCCGTGCTGATCACCGCGGTCGTCGACAAGGTCGGCACCTTCGCGATGCTCCGCTTCTGCCTCGGCCTGTTCCCCGAGGCCAGCAAGTGGGCCACGCCGGTGATCCTGGTCCTGGCCCTGATCAGCATCGTCTACGGCGCGCTGGTCGCGGTCGGGCAGCGGGACATCAAGCGGCTGGTCGCCTACGCCTCCATCTCGCACTTCGGGTTCATCATCCTGGGCATCTTCGCGATGACCTCCCAGGGCCAGTCCGGCGCGACGCTCTACATGGTCAACCACGGTCTCTCGACGGCGGCCCTGATGCTGGTGGCCGGCTTCCTGATCTCGCGGCGCGGCTCGCGGCTCATCGCCGACTACGGCGGCGTGCAGAAGGTGGCCCCGGTCCTCGCCGGCACCTTCCTGATCGGCGGCCTCGCCACCCTCTCGCTGCCCGGGCTCGCGCCCTTCGTCAGTGAGTTCCTGGTCCTGGTCGGCACCTTCGCCCGGTACCCGGTCGTGGGCGTCATCGCCACCATCGGCATCGTGCTGGCCGCGCTCTACACGCTGGTGCTCTACCAGCGCACGATGACCGGCCCCGTGAAGGAGGAGGTCCGCACCATGCCGGACCTGCGCCTGCGGGAGGTGCTCGTGGTCGCCCCGCTGATCGCGCTGCTGATCGGGCTGGGCGTGTACCCGAAGGTGCTGACCGACATCGTCAACCCGGCGGTGGAGCACACCATGTCGGACGTGAAGCAGACCGACCCCGCACCTGAAGTGGAGGCGGCGAAGTGA
- the nuoN gene encoding NADH-quinone oxidoreductase subunit NuoN: protein MTSAHSLWPLAAEAPVDRIPTPVIEYAQLAPTLIVVGAAILGILVEAFVPRKSRYYVQVFLSVAALAAAFAAVVGLAAGGYGSTKAHIAAMGAIAVDGPALFLQGTILLASIVAVFTFAERRLDPAAHGNRVDSFAAQGASVPGSESEKAAVKAGFTTTEVFPLALFAIAGMLIFPAANDLLTLFIALEVFSLPLYLLCALARRQRLMSQEAAVKYFLLGAFSSAFLLFGIALLYGYAGSVSYAAIADVVDGTVTKIDPALADTMGNDVLLLIGGALILMGLLFKVGAVPFHMWTPDVYQGAPTPVTGFMAAATKVAAFGALLRLLYVVLPGLRWDWRPVMWGVAIVTMLAGAVIAVTQTDVKRLLAYSSIAHAGFILAGVIATSAEGVSSVLFYLGAYSFVTIGAFAVVTLVRDAGGEATHLSKWAGLGRRSPLTAAVFAVFLLAFAGIPLTSGFAGKFAVFKAAAEGGAGALVVVGVISSAIAAFFYIRVIVLMFFSEPKTDGPTVAVPSPLTMTTIAVGVAVTVVLGVAPQYFLDLAGQASTFVR, encoded by the coding sequence CTGACTTCCGCCCACAGCCTGTGGCCGCTGGCGGCCGAGGCACCCGTCGACCGGATCCCGACACCGGTCATCGAGTACGCGCAGCTCGCGCCCACGCTGATCGTGGTGGGCGCGGCGATCCTCGGGATCCTCGTCGAGGCCTTCGTACCGCGCAAGTCCCGTTACTACGTGCAGGTGTTCCTCTCCGTCGCCGCGCTGGCCGCGGCCTTCGCGGCGGTCGTCGGCCTCGCGGCCGGCGGGTACGGGTCCACCAAGGCGCACATCGCGGCCATGGGCGCGATCGCGGTGGACGGCCCGGCGCTGTTCCTGCAGGGCACCATCCTGCTGGCCTCGATCGTCGCCGTCTTCACCTTCGCGGAGCGGCGCCTCGACCCCGCCGCCCACGGCAACCGGGTGGACTCCTTCGCTGCCCAGGGGGCGTCCGTCCCGGGCAGCGAGAGCGAGAAGGCCGCCGTCAAGGCCGGGTTCACCACCACCGAGGTCTTCCCGCTGGCCCTGTTCGCGATCGCCGGCATGCTGATCTTCCCGGCCGCCAACGACCTGCTGACGCTGTTCATCGCGCTGGAGGTCTTCTCCCTCCCGCTGTACCTGCTCTGCGCCCTCGCCCGCCGCCAGCGGCTGATGTCGCAGGAGGCCGCGGTCAAGTACTTCCTGCTGGGCGCGTTCTCCTCCGCCTTCCTCCTCTTCGGCATCGCGCTGCTCTACGGGTACGCGGGCTCGGTCTCGTACGCGGCGATCGCCGACGTGGTGGACGGCACCGTCACGAAGATCGACCCGGCGCTCGCCGACACCATGGGCAACGACGTGCTGCTGCTGATCGGCGGGGCGCTGATCCTGATGGGCCTGCTCTTCAAGGTCGGCGCGGTCCCCTTCCACATGTGGACGCCGGACGTCTACCAGGGCGCCCCGACCCCGGTCACGGGCTTCATGGCGGCGGCGACGAAGGTCGCCGCGTTCGGCGCCCTGCTGCGGCTGCTCTACGTGGTCCTGCCCGGCCTGCGCTGGGACTGGCGCCCGGTGATGTGGGGCGTCGCCATCGTCACGATGCTGGCGGGTGCGGTGATCGCCGTGACGCAGACCGACGTCAAGCGGCTGCTCGCCTACTCCTCGATCGCGCACGCGGGCTTCATCCTGGCCGGTGTGATCGCGACCTCGGCGGAGGGCGTCTCCTCCGTCCTCTTCTACCTGGGTGCCTACTCCTTCGTGACGATCGGCGCCTTCGCGGTGGTCACGCTGGTGCGCGACGCGGGCGGGGAGGCGACGCACCTGTCGAAGTGGGCGGGCCTCGGCCGCCGGTCGCCGCTGACGGCGGCGGTGTTCGCGGTGTTCCTGCTGGCCTTCGCCGGCATTCCGCTGACGTCCGGCTTCGCGGGCAAGTTCGCCGTGTTCAAGGCGGCGGCGGAGGGCGGCGCCGGGGCGCTGGTCGTCGTCGGTGTGATCTCGTCCGCGATCGCCGCGTTCTTCTACATCCGGGTGATCGTCCTGATGTTCTTCAGCGAGCCGAAGACCGACGGCCCGACGGTGGCCGTCCCCTCGCCGCTGACGATGACGACGATCGCGGTGGGCGTCGCGGTGACCGTGGTCCTGGGCGTGGCCCCGCAGTACTTCCTGGACCTGGCGGGGCAGGCGAGCACGTTCGTCCGCTGA
- the fahA gene encoding fumarylacetoacetase — translation MPQQSPLDVPEGDPFGPHNLPYGVFSTAGEERRRIGVRIGGHVLDAGAAAAALGSPYAGLLGQSSLNPLLAAGRTAWRDVRRALTAWVTDPGHRPAVEPHLLPLDEVALHLPYEVADYVDFYASEHHATNVGRIFRPDGDALTPNWKHLPIGYHGRSGTIVVSGTDVVRPCGQRKAPADPAPVFGPSVKLDIEAEVGFVVGAPSELGRPVALGEFEDHVFGLFLLNDWSARDIQAWEYVPLGPFLGKSFATSVSAWVTPLEALDAARVAPPARDFPLLPYLDDASADRPGGFDLHITVSINGTEVARPPFASMYWTAAQQLAHMTVNGASLRTGDVYGSGTVSGPETGQRGSLLELTWNGRDALELADGKRTFLEDGDTVTLTAWAPGAAGTRVGLGEVTGRIVGSR, via the coding sequence ATGCCCCAGCAGAGCCCCCTCGATGTTCCCGAGGGCGACCCGTTCGGGCCGCACAACCTCCCCTACGGCGTCTTCTCGACCGCCGGGGAAGAGCGCCGCCGGATCGGCGTGCGGATCGGCGGACACGTGCTCGACGCGGGCGCGGCCGCGGCCGCGCTCGGCTCCCCGTACGCCGGGCTGCTCGGGCAGTCCTCGCTCAACCCGCTGCTGGCCGCCGGGCGCACCGCCTGGCGCGACGTGCGCCGCGCGCTGACCGCCTGGGTCACCGACCCCGGCCACCGCCCCGCCGTGGAGCCGCACCTGCTGCCGCTCGACGAGGTCGCGCTGCACCTGCCGTACGAGGTCGCCGACTACGTCGACTTCTACGCGAGCGAGCACCACGCCACCAACGTCGGCCGGATCTTCCGGCCCGACGGGGACGCGCTCACCCCCAACTGGAAGCACCTGCCCATCGGTTACCACGGCCGGTCGGGAACCATCGTGGTCTCCGGGACCGACGTCGTACGGCCCTGCGGGCAGCGCAAGGCGCCCGCCGACCCGGCGCCCGTCTTCGGCCCGTCCGTCAAGCTCGACATCGAGGCCGAGGTCGGCTTCGTCGTCGGCGCCCCCTCCGAGCTGGGCCGGCCGGTGGCGCTGGGCGAGTTCGAGGACCACGTCTTCGGCCTGTTCCTCCTCAACGACTGGTCGGCGCGCGACATCCAGGCCTGGGAGTACGTGCCGCTCGGCCCCTTCCTCGGCAAGTCCTTCGCCACCTCCGTCTCCGCCTGGGTGACCCCGCTGGAGGCCCTGGACGCGGCCCGGGTCGCCCCGCCCGCCCGGGACTTCCCCCTGCTGCCCTACCTGGACGACGCCTCCGCCGACCGCCCCGGCGGCTTCGACCTGCACATCACCGTCTCCATCAACGGGACGGAGGTGGCGCGGCCGCCGTTCGCGTCGATGTACTGGACCGCCGCCCAGCAGCTCGCCCACATGACCGTCAACGGCGCCTCGCTGCGCACCGGCGACGTGTACGGCTCCGGCACCGTCAGCGGCCCCGAGACCGGCCAGCGCGGCTCCCTGCTGGAGCTGACCTGGAACGGCCGCGACGCGCTCGAACTCGCCGACGGCAAGCGCACCTTCCTGGAGGACGGGGACACCGTCACCCTCACCGCCTGGGCGCCGGGCGCCGCGGGCACCCGGGTGGGCCTCGGCGAGGTCACCGGCCGCATCGTGGGATCCCGCTAG
- a CDS encoding HAD family hydrolase, which yields MTSALPYALIATDLDGTLLRAGDTVSARSYAALATARAAGAQHIIVTGRPVPQVRHVLDGLGYEGLAVCGQGAQVYDAARGRLLHSVSMDRGLAEVALGKIEAEIGEVYAAVNQEGVDAEMLIGPGYRMWHPHLPTVRVPRRSDLWSAPINKVLLQHPRLDDDELTRVARGVVGDLVNVTMAGEHTVELQPPGIDKASGLARAAEVLGLAASATIAFGDMPNDVPMFAWSGYGVAMANSHRELVAVADEITLSNESDGVAVVLERMYA from the coding sequence GTGACTTCCGCCCTCCCCTATGCCTTGATCGCCACTGACCTGGACGGGACTCTGCTGCGCGCCGGGGACACCGTCTCCGCCCGCTCGTACGCGGCGCTCGCCACGGCGCGCGCCGCGGGCGCGCAGCACATCATCGTCACCGGCCGCCCGGTCCCACAGGTCCGGCACGTGCTGGACGGCCTGGGTTACGAGGGGCTCGCGGTGTGCGGGCAGGGCGCGCAGGTGTACGACGCGGCGCGCGGGCGCCTGCTGCACTCCGTCTCCATGGACCGGGGGCTGGCCGAGGTGGCCCTCGGCAAGATCGAGGCGGAGATCGGCGAGGTCTACGCGGCGGTCAACCAGGAGGGCGTCGACGCGGAGATGCTGATAGGGCCGGGCTACCGGATGTGGCATCCGCACCTGCCGACGGTACGGGTGCCGCGACGGTCGGACCTGTGGTCGGCCCCCATCAACAAGGTGCTGCTCCAGCACCCCCGGCTGGACGACGACGAGTTGACGCGGGTGGCGCGGGGCGTGGTCGGCGACCTGGTGAACGTCACCATGGCCGGGGAGCACACGGTGGAGCTCCAGCCGCCGGGCATCGACAAGGCCAGCGGGCTCGCGCGGGCGGCGGAGGTCCTGGGACTGGCCGCCTCGGCGACGATCGCCTTCGGCGACATGCCGAACGATGTCCCGATGTTCGCGTGGTCCGGCTACGGGGTGGCCATGGCCAACTCCCACCGCGAGCTGGTCGCGGTCGCGGACGAGATCACGCTGTCGAACGAGTCCGACGGCGTCGCGGTGGTCTTGGAACGCATGTACGCGTAA
- a CDS encoding CocE/NonD family hydrolase, translating to MIIRTDFPYETTREDVRIPMADGVELYARIWRPVTGEPVPALLEYLPYRLTDRTAPRDWQRHPWYAGHGYASVRVDVRGHGCSGGRPGDEYDARELADGVAVIEWLAEQPWCSGSVGMFGISWGGCNSLQIAALAPEPLKAVVTVCSTDDRYDNDVHYMGGSVLAVDMHAWAATMLAFASRPPDPEYAGEGWRQQWLDRLEAVEPLIHTWLSHQTRDAYWRHGSVCEDYSAIGAAVLAVGGWHDPHRDTVLRLVSALPSTRVRGLIGPWSHQYPDRGLPPGPAIGFLQETLRWWDHWLRGEENGVPDEPLLRSWISASHPPATSYGEFPGRWVGEKAWPSPSVVPVSYGFRGAPVAVASPQHTGLDAGRFLPFGNDADLPPDQREEDAKSACFEFPVPDGEPVEILGRPSVTLRLRLDVPYGQAVARLCDVAPDGSSTLVTRGVLNLSARQGRERAVPWPVGSYEDVAFELNGIGHAFAPGHRIRIAVSSAYWPWIWPRAGSEAGWTLDPAGSALTLPVRVAAAGAGLADEGILFEAPEQAEPLGVAFPATLDEPRPERLVVRDVARGTWRLEVDPRCGGTRVYPDGLEFSEDALEVYEIQDADPLSARTRSDWSIRLHRPERGWDARVETRSEISCDEGGFVTSNEVVCREGGEVVFHRTWERRLPRTAG from the coding sequence ATGATCATCCGCACCGATTTCCCGTACGAGACCACCCGCGAGGACGTCCGGATCCCGATGGCCGACGGGGTGGAGCTCTACGCCCGGATCTGGCGCCCGGTCACCGGGGAGCCCGTGCCGGCGCTGCTGGAGTACCTCCCGTACCGGCTCACCGACCGGACCGCGCCCCGCGACTGGCAGCGCCACCCCTGGTACGCCGGCCACGGCTACGCCTCGGTCCGCGTGGACGTGCGCGGCCACGGGTGCAGCGGGGGCCGTCCGGGCGACGAGTACGACGCCCGTGAGCTCGCCGACGGGGTCGCGGTGATCGAGTGGCTGGCGGAGCAGCCGTGGTGCTCGGGCTCGGTGGGCATGTTCGGGATCTCCTGGGGCGGCTGCAACTCCCTGCAGATCGCCGCACTGGCCCCCGAGCCGCTGAAGGCGGTCGTCACCGTGTGCTCGACGGACGACCGGTACGACAACGACGTGCACTACATGGGCGGCTCCGTGCTTGCCGTGGACATGCACGCGTGGGCGGCCACCATGCTCGCCTTCGCCTCCCGCCCGCCGGACCCGGAGTACGCCGGCGAGGGCTGGCGGCAGCAGTGGCTGGACCGGCTGGAAGCGGTCGAACCGCTGATCCACACCTGGCTCTCGCACCAGACCCGCGACGCGTACTGGCGCCACGGCAGCGTCTGCGAGGACTACTCCGCGATCGGGGCGGCGGTCCTCGCGGTGGGCGGCTGGCACGACCCCCACCGGGACACCGTGCTGCGGCTGGTCTCCGCGCTGCCGTCCACCCGGGTGCGCGGCCTGATCGGGCCCTGGTCCCACCAGTACCCGGACCGCGGACTGCCGCCCGGCCCCGCCATCGGCTTCCTCCAGGAGACCCTGCGCTGGTGGGACCACTGGCTGCGCGGCGAGGAGAACGGCGTACCGGACGAGCCGCTGCTCCGCTCCTGGATCAGCGCGTCGCACCCGCCGGCGACCTCGTACGGGGAGTTCCCCGGCCGCTGGGTCGGGGAGAAGGCCTGGCCCTCGCCGTCGGTGGTCCCCGTCTCGTACGGGTTCCGGGGCGCCCCGGTGGCCGTCGCCTCCCCGCAGCACACCGGCCTGGACGCGGGCCGCTTCCTCCCCTTCGGCAACGACGCCGACCTGCCGCCGGACCAGCGGGAGGAGGACGCGAAGTCGGCGTGCTTCGAGTTCCCGGTGCCCGACGGGGAGCCGGTGGAGATCCTGGGACGGCCGTCGGTGACCCTGCGGCTGCGGCTGGACGTGCCGTACGGACAGGCCGTGGCCCGGCTGTGCGACGTCGCCCCCGACGGCTCCTCGACGCTGGTCACCCGGGGCGTGCTGAACCTGTCCGCCCGTCAGGGCAGGGAGCGGGCCGTGCCGTGGCCGGTGGGCTCGTACGAGGACGTCGCCTTCGAGCTGAACGGCATCGGGCACGCCTTCGCGCCGGGGCACCGCATCCGGATCGCCGTCTCGTCGGCGTACTGGCCGTGGATCTGGCCGCGGGCGGGCTCCGAGGCGGGCTGGACCCTGGACCCGGCGGGCAGCGCGCTGACGCTGCCGGTGCGCGTGGCTGCCGCCGGCGCCGGACTGGCGGACGAGGGGATCCTGTTCGAGGCGCCGGAGCAGGCGGAGCCGCTGGGGGTCGCGTTCCCGGCCACGCTGGACGAACCGCGGCCGGAGCGGCTGGTCGTACGGGACGTGGCGCGCGGGACGTGGCGGCTGGAAGTGGATCCCCGGTGCGGGGGCACGCGGGTGTACCCCGACGGCCTGGAGTTCAGCGAGGACGCGCTGGAGGTGTACGAGATCCAGGACGCGGACCCGCTGTCGGCCCGTACCCGCTCGGACTGGTCGATCCGGCTGCACCGGCCGGAGCGGGGGTGGGACGCACGGGTCGAGACGCGGTCGGAGATCTCGTGCGACGAGGGCGGCTTCGTGACGTCGAACGAGGTGGTGTGCCGGGAGGGGGGCGAGGTGGTCTTCCACCGCACGTGGGAACGCCGGCTGCCGCGCACGGCGGGCTAG
- a CDS encoding polyprenyl synthetase family protein gives MTVVGPFGLSVRDQALETDVQAGLAAVEAGLLEATKSEVPFITEAAQHLVRAGGKRFRPLLVMLASRFGDPYAPGIVPSAVVVELTHLATLYHDDVMDEADVRRGVDSANARWGNSVAVLTGDFLFARASHILADLGPEAVRIQAEAFERLVTGQILETAGPRDGRDPVAHYLDVIAGKTGSLIAVSGRFGALMSGADESVVDILTHYGERLGTAFQLADDVLDIASDAHESGKTPGTDLREGIPTLPVLRLREMAARDGAPEDLDLVRLLDGDLTDDARHAEVLTRLRAHPALEQARRDTIRYAQDARATLAPLPECFAKSALEELCDAVVHRAG, from the coding sequence GTGACCGTCGTCGGGCCGTTCGGACTGAGCGTGCGGGACCAGGCTCTTGAGACCGATGTCCAGGCCGGACTGGCCGCCGTCGAGGCGGGTCTGCTGGAAGCCACCAAGAGCGAAGTCCCCTTCATCACCGAGGCCGCACAGCACCTGGTGCGGGCCGGTGGCAAGCGTTTCCGCCCGCTGCTGGTGATGCTCGCGTCCCGGTTCGGCGATCCCTACGCGCCCGGAATCGTGCCGTCCGCGGTGGTCGTGGAGCTGACGCACCTGGCGACCCTCTACCACGACGACGTCATGGACGAGGCGGACGTGCGCCGCGGGGTGGACAGCGCGAACGCCCGCTGGGGCAACTCGGTGGCCGTCCTGACGGGTGACTTCCTGTTCGCCCGCGCCTCGCACATCCTGGCCGACCTCGGGCCCGAGGCCGTACGCATCCAGGCCGAGGCCTTCGAGCGGCTGGTGACCGGCCAGATCCTGGAGACGGCCGGCCCGCGCGACGGCCGCGACCCGGTCGCGCACTACCTCGACGTCATCGCCGGCAAGACCGGCTCGCTGATCGCCGTCTCCGGCCGCTTCGGCGCGCTGATGTCCGGCGCCGACGAGTCGGTCGTCGACATCCTGACCCACTACGGCGAGCGGCTCGGCACCGCCTTCCAGCTCGCCGACGACGTCCTGGACATCGCCTCCGACGCGCACGAGTCCGGCAAGACCCCCGGCACCGACCTGCGCGAGGGCATCCCGACCCTCCCCGTGCTGCGGCTGCGCGAGATGGCCGCCCGCGACGGAGCCCCGGAGGACCTGGACCTCGTACGGCTCCTGGACGGGGACCTGACGGACGACGCCCGCCACGCCGAGGTGCTCACCCGGCTCCGGGCGCACCCCGCGCTGGAGCAGGCCCGCCGCGACACCATCCGCTACGCGCAGGACGCGCGGGCCACGCTCGCCCCGCTGCCGGAGTGCTTCGCGAAGTCGGCGCTGGAAGAGCTCTGCGACGCAGTGGTCCACCGGGCGGGTTAG
- a CDS encoding LolA family protein — protein MSANTKTSRKVARYAVPVAVAGVAAATVAMVPAFANAGGPDLPKVTAQQLIEKIAASDVQELSGTAKISTDLGLPKIAGGLLGGGSGVASGSAAPEDKVAQLANGTHTFRVAADGPDRQKLTFLDGKDEYSLIHNGADVWGYASKSNEVFHEKDASGASEHEKKTADRLAASPQQLAEEVLKAAGTTTDVGVGETAQVAGRDAYQLVLKPKQAGSTVGSIQIAVDAKNGVPLRVQLLSSQGGKPIVDAGFTKVDFAKPSADTFAFTPPKGAKVTEGSEGAGKGEHGKEFKALESFPGLDALTGGANGKGEVKVLGEGWATVAQINTGAGQNLKDLESDKNAPKEAKQFLDSLGDKVSGKFGEGRIFSTRLVNALITDDGKVYVGAVTKDQLVKTADSAK, from the coding sequence ATGTCAGCGAACACGAAGACTTCTCGCAAGGTCGCCCGGTACGCCGTACCGGTCGCGGTGGCAGGTGTGGCCGCGGCGACCGTCGCGATGGTCCCGGCCTTCGCCAACGCCGGCGGACCCGACCTTCCGAAGGTGACGGCGCAGCAGCTCATCGAGAAGATCGCCGCCTCGGACGTGCAGGAGCTGTCCGGCACGGCCAAGATCAGCACCGACCTGGGTCTGCCGAAGATCGCCGGCGGCCTGCTCGGCGGCGGCAGCGGTGTCGCCTCGGGCTCCGCGGCTCCGGAGGACAAGGTCGCGCAGCTGGCGAACGGTACGCACACCTTCCGGGTCGCGGCCGACGGCCCGGACCGCCAGAAGCTGACCTTCCTGGACGGCAAGGACGAGTACAGCCTGATCCACAACGGCGCCGACGTGTGGGGCTACGCCTCCAAGTCGAACGAGGTCTTCCACGAGAAGGACGCCTCCGGCGCGTCGGAGCACGAGAAGAAGACGGCCGACCGCCTCGCCGCCTCGCCCCAGCAGCTGGCCGAGGAGGTCCTGAAGGCCGCCGGCACGACCACGGACGTCGGTGTGGGCGAGACGGCCCAGGTGGCCGGCCGGGACGCCTACCAGCTGGTGCTGAAGCCCAAGCAGGCCGGTTCCACCGTCGGCTCGATCCAGATCGCGGTCGACGCCAAGAACGGCGTGCCGCTGCGCGTGCAGCTGCTGTCCTCGCAGGGCGGCAAGCCGATCGTGGACGCGGGCTTCACCAAGGTGGACTTCGCCAAGCCGTCCGCGGACACCTTCGCGTTCACCCCGCCCAAGGGCGCCAAGGTGACCGAGGGCTCCGAGGGGGCCGGCAAGGGCGAGCACGGCAAGGAGTTCAAGGCGCTGGAGTCCTTCCCGGGCCTGGACGCCCTCACCGGCGGTGCGAACGGCAAGGGCGAGGTGAAGGTCCTCGGCGAGGGCTGGGCCACGGTGGCGCAGATCAACACCGGGGCCGGCCAGAACCTCAAGGACCTGGAGAGCGACAAGAACGCGCCGAAGGAGGCGAAGCAGTTCCTCGACTCCCTCGGTGACAAGGTCTCCGGGAAGTTCGGCGAGGGCCGCATCTTCTCCACCCGCCTGGTCAACGCCCTGATCACGGACGACGGCAAGGTCTACGTCGGCGCGGTCACCAAGGACCAGCTGGTGAAGACGGCCGACTCGGCCAAGTAG
- a CDS encoding M28 family metallopeptidase, giving the protein MSLSVSRRLAAVTAFAVAGLFAATTPAALAAPTAVAAAPTPPDIPLANVKAHLSQLSTIAANNGGNRAHGRAGYKASIDYVKAKLDAAGFTTTLQTFTSSGATGYNLIADWPGGDPNSVLMAGAPLDSVSSGAGINDNGSGSAAVLETALAVSRAGLQPTKHLRFGWWGAEELGLIGSKYYVNNLPATERAKFSGYLNFDMIGSPNPGYFVYDDDPTIEQTFKNYYAGLGVPTEIETEGDGRSDHASFKNVGIPVGGLFTGASNTKSSAQAQKWGGTAGQAFDRCYHSSCDNTANINDTALDRNSDAVAYAIWTLGAATPVPPGKSFENTADVNIPDSPGAAVNSPITASGVAGNAPATTKVDVNIVHTYRGDLVVDLVAPDGTVYNLHNRSGGSADNLVQSYTVNASAEVANGTWNLRVRDTAAQDVGYINSWKITF; this is encoded by the coding sequence ATGAGCCTGTCCGTCTCCCGGCGCCTCGCCGCCGTGACCGCGTTCGCGGTCGCCGGCCTGTTCGCCGCCACCACTCCCGCCGCGCTGGCCGCCCCGACGGCGGTCGCCGCGGCGCCGACGCCGCCCGACATCCCGCTGGCCAACGTCAAGGCCCACCTCTCGCAGCTGTCGACCATCGCCGCCAACAACGGCGGCAACCGCGCTCACGGCCGGGCCGGCTACAAGGCGTCGATCGACTACGTGAAGGCCAAGCTCGACGCGGCCGGCTTCACGACCACCCTGCAGACCTTCACCTCCAGCGGCGCCACCGGCTACAACCTGATCGCCGACTGGCCGGGCGGCGACCCGAACTCGGTCCTGATGGCGGGCGCGCCCCTGGACTCGGTGTCCTCGGGCGCGGGCATCAACGACAACGGCTCCGGCAGCGCGGCCGTGCTCGAGACGGCCCTGGCCGTCTCCCGGGCCGGCCTCCAGCCCACGAAGCACCTGCGGTTCGGCTGGTGGGGCGCGGAGGAGCTGGGCCTCATCGGCTCGAAGTACTACGTCAACAACCTGCCGGCCACCGAGCGCGCGAAGTTCTCCGGGTACCTGAACTTCGACATGATCGGCTCGCCGAACCCGGGCTACTTCGTCTACGACGACGACCCGACCATCGAGCAGACCTTCAAGAACTACTACGCGGGCCTCGGCGTCCCGACCGAGATCGAGACCGAGGGCGACGGCCGTTCGGACCACGCCTCGTTCAAGAACGTGGGCATCCCGGTCGGCGGCCTGTTCACCGGCGCCAGCAACACGAAGTCCTCGGCGCAGGCGCAGAAGTGGGGCGGCACGGCAGGCCAGGCCTTCGACCGCTGCTACCACTCCTCGTGCGACAACACGGCGAACATCAACGACACCGCCCTGGACCGCAACTCCGACGCCGTCGCCTACGCGATCTGGACCCTCGGCGCGGCCACCCCGGTCCCGCCGGGCAAGTCGTTCGAGAACACGGCGGACGTGAACATCCCGGACTCCCCCGGTGCCGCGGTGAACTCGCCGATCACCGCCTCGGGTGTCGCGGGCAACGCCCCGGCCACCACCAAGGTGGACGTGAACATCGTCCACACCTACCGCGGTGACCTGGTGGTCGACCTGGTCGCCCCCGACGGCACGGTCTACAACCTGCACAACCGCAGCGGGGGCAGCGCCGACAACCTCGTCCAGTCCTACACCGTGAACGCCTCGGCCGAGGTGGCCAACGGGACCTGGAACCTGCGGGTGAGGGACACGGCCGCGCAGGACGTCGGCTACATCAACAGCTGGAAGATCACCTTCTAG